From the genome of Flavobacterium ovatum, one region includes:
- a CDS encoding exonuclease domain-containing protein, translating into MYAILDIETTGGQFNEEGITEIAIYKFDGHDVVDQFISLVNPEIPIQPFVVQLTGINNAMLKSAPKFHEVAKRIVEMTENCVVVAHNASFDYRILRTEFRRLGYDFESHTICTVELAKKLIPEQPSYSLGKLVRALGIPVTDRHRASGDALATVKLFKMLLEKDVEKNIVKDFIKLEIEKGITPKLQDIINKTPAKTGLYYIHNQAGNIINIGKSRNIKKRVNQIFTGITNTAKKIQKEVFEVTYEETGNELIAVLKETEAVKTNRPVYNRIPRRNTLPWSIYSEKDSNGYLNLKLQKTDGRKKDITSYNNETDGKNALFRITDDYKLCQKLTGLYPTKTACFKHKIKECDGACLGEVSPAEYNERVQKFITKNNFDNTNIVIIDRGRTVSERSAILIENGQLKGYAFYDLNYQITNIDILKNILIAMPNNRDTKHIIQTYLKKNKGYKIMKF; encoded by the coding sequence TTGTACGCAATACTAGACATAGAAACCACCGGAGGGCAATTCAACGAAGAGGGAATTACGGAAATCGCTATCTATAAATTTGATGGACACGACGTTGTGGATCAATTTATCAGCTTGGTTAACCCTGAAATTCCGATTCAGCCATTTGTGGTACAACTTACAGGAATAAACAACGCCATGTTGAAATCGGCACCTAAGTTTCACGAAGTAGCAAAGCGCATCGTCGAAATGACTGAAAATTGCGTCGTGGTAGCTCATAATGCGAGTTTTGACTATCGCATTCTACGCACAGAGTTTCGCCGTTTGGGGTATGATTTTGAATCTCATACGATTTGTACTGTAGAATTGGCCAAAAAATTGATTCCAGAGCAACCTTCTTACAGTTTAGGGAAGTTGGTTCGAGCGCTTGGAATTCCTGTAACCGACAGACATCGTGCTAGTGGTGACGCTTTGGCAACCGTCAAGTTATTCAAAATGTTACTTGAAAAAGACGTGGAGAAAAACATCGTCAAAGATTTCATTAAACTTGAAATCGAAAAAGGAATTACCCCCAAACTACAAGACATCATCAATAAAACACCTGCTAAAACAGGACTATATTACATTCACAATCAAGCGGGAAATATTATTAATATTGGCAAAAGCCGAAACATCAAGAAACGAGTAAATCAGATTTTCACGGGCATTACAAACACCGCCAAGAAAATTCAAAAAGAAGTTTTTGAGGTGACTTACGAAGAAACCGGAAACGAACTCATAGCAGTCCTAAAGGAAACAGAAGCTGTCAAAACCAACCGCCCTGTTTACAATAGGATTCCCCGAAGAAACACTTTACCCTGGTCAATTTACTCCGAAAAAGACAGTAACGGCTACCTAAATTTAAAGCTTCAAAAAACAGACGGACGCAAAAAAGATATCACTTCATACAATAACGAAACTGATGGAAAGAATGCTCTTTTCAGAATTACTGATGACTACAAATTATGCCAAAAACTTACTGGTTTATACCCAACTAAGACTGCTTGCTTTAAGCATAAAATTAAGGAATGCGACGGAGCTTGCTTAGGCGAAGTTTCGCCAGCCGAATACAATGAACGTGTTCAAAAATTCATTACCAAAAACAATTTCGACAATACTAACATCGTCATCATTGACCGTGGCAGGACTGTTAGCGAACGTTCGGCCATTTTGATCGAAAACGGACAATTGAAAGGATATGCTTTCTATGATTTGAATTACCAAATCACCAATATCGATATATTGAAAAACATCTTGATCGCGATGCCTAACAATCGAGATACAAAACACATCATACAAACCTATCTCAAGAAAAATAAGGGTTACAAAATCATGAAATTCTAA
- a CDS encoding ion transporter gives MPNIKSKYDLFKQRAYIIIYGTSTRAGRIFDFILLGLIMLSVLLVMMETVADFNLKYHSELVFLEWIITIFFTIEYAMRIISINKPWKYIFSFYGVIDFLAILPMYLTFVFVGSNIFTVVRSLRLLRLFKILNHPKFHSQSIQLKQAINASRGKIVVFIYFVLIITILIGSIMYVVEGSESGFTSIPAGIYWTIVTLTTVGYGDISPVTPLGQFIASLVMILGYGIIAVPTGIVTAEIAKSHQKTTLHPETPCAGCGTDDYPENSNFCHKCGHSLDN, from the coding sequence ATGCCAAATATCAAGTCTAAATACGATCTCTTCAAACAGCGTGCTTACATCATCATCTACGGGACTAGCACCAGAGCGGGACGTATATTTGACTTTATTTTACTAGGACTCATCATGCTGAGCGTACTTTTGGTTATGATGGAAACCGTAGCCGATTTCAATTTAAAATACCATTCTGAACTAGTTTTCCTAGAGTGGATCATTACCATTTTCTTTACTATCGAATATGCTATGCGCATTATCAGCATCAACAAACCTTGGAAATACATTTTTAGCTTTTACGGTGTAATTGATTTTCTTGCTATTTTACCCATGTACCTAACTTTTGTATTTGTAGGTTCCAATATTTTTACAGTCGTACGCTCCTTAAGACTCTTACGACTATTTAAAATATTAAACCACCCTAAATTCCATAGTCAGTCCATTCAACTCAAGCAAGCCATCAATGCCAGCCGTGGAAAAATAGTCGTTTTCATTTATTTTGTATTAATAATCACTATCCTGATCGGCTCGATAATGTACGTAGTCGAAGGCAGCGAAAGCGGATTTACCAGCATTCCTGCAGGAATTTATTGGACCATTGTAACACTTACCACCGTGGGCTATGGCGATATTTCGCCCGTAACACCACTGGGGCAATTTATAGCATCCCTAGTGATGATTTTGGGTTACGGCATCATTGCTGTTCCCACCGGAATCGTAACAGCTGAAATCGCCAAATCACATCAAAAAACGACACTACATCCCGAAACACCTTGTGCAGGTTGCGGAACCGATGATTATCCCGAAAACTCGAATTTCTGTCACAAATGCGGACATTCTCTAGACAATTAG
- the miaA gene encoding tRNA (adenosine(37)-N6)-dimethylallyltransferase MiaA, translating into MKYLITIIGPTAIGKTSLSIQLANHFQCDIVSCDSRQFFKEMTVGTAVPNQKELEAATHHFIQNKSIFENYTVGDYEKEAIAKIEQLFQTNDYVVLVGGSGLYVNAVLKGFDEFPEIDPSVRTAVNDKYEKLGIGYLQEQLKVLDSKYYESITTENQQTLMNPQRMMRFVEVCIGTGKPYSSFLNQKKNNRSFTPILIGLEAERSVMYNRINQRVEIMMVEGLLKEAKNLVPNKDLNALQTVGYRELFQYFNKEISLEFAIEEIKKNTRRFAKRQLTWFKRDENTKWFDFQTPTPKIIDYIKSKI; encoded by the coding sequence ATGAAATATCTTATTACCATTATCGGTCCCACAGCTATTGGCAAAACGTCCTTGAGCATTCAATTGGCCAATCATTTTCAATGCGACATCGTTTCCTGTGATAGCCGTCAGTTTTTCAAAGAAATGACTGTTGGAACTGCTGTTCCCAATCAAAAAGAACTAGAAGCAGCGACGCACCATTTTATTCAAAATAAATCCATTTTCGAAAATTATACCGTTGGCGATTACGAAAAAGAAGCCATTGCCAAAATCGAACAATTATTTCAAACCAATGATTATGTAGTTTTGGTTGGTGGTTCGGGCTTGTATGTAAATGCCGTTTTAAAAGGTTTTGACGAATTTCCAGAAATTGACCCATCGGTACGAACTGCTGTCAATGACAAATACGAAAAACTAGGTATTGGTTATCTCCAAGAACAACTTAAAGTTTTAGATTCGAAATACTACGAAAGCATCACGACCGAAAATCAGCAAACGCTAATGAACCCACAACGCATGATGCGATTTGTAGAAGTTTGCATCGGAACAGGAAAACCCTATTCCTCTTTTTTGAATCAGAAAAAAAACAACCGTTCCTTCACTCCTATTCTTATTGGACTGGAAGCGGAACGCTCTGTCATGTACAATCGCATCAATCAGCGTGTGGAAATCATGATGGTCGAAGGACTTTTAAAAGAGGCTAAAAACCTAGTTCCAAACAAAGATCTAAATGCCTTACAAACTGTTGGTTACAGAGAGTTATTTCAATACTTTAACAAAGAGATTAGTTTAGAATTTGCCATCGAAGAAATCAAGAAAAACACCCGTCGTTTTGCCAAACGACAACTCACTTGGTTCAAACGAGATGAGAATACAAAATGGTTCGATTTTCAAACGCCGACACCTAAAATTATTGATTATATAAAGAGTAAAATTTAA